tccttttttgatcTTAAAACTGTGCAAAAggctttaaaaattaaaagttcaaAAGTGAGATCTCAAATGCTCACTATTTAAAATCTAGGTCTCCAAATGCAAGGTGTTAATCAAAGGGGGTGTAGACTTATTTTCCctgaatttattaattatttttatgagtatCTTAGTTGTCGAAAAAAATTCCCATCCATTAACAGGAATCTATAATAGAAAGATCACTTGacacatttaatttaataagTCTCATGACTTATTAATAGCTTATGGACTAAAATACTCCAACATAAGCTTAGACAACCAACACAGATTAGAGCATCCTCATTAGCGATAAAGGAGAATCTTGTTCATAAGTCATGTCatgtttgaaagatcaaaatttaaatatttcgaaagaaaaatagaagtgCTGATCAAATGTTTTTCTTACTCAGATAGATTGCTCATTGTACGTTGTCGTTGgtttttcaattatatatatatcttttcgACAGATTCCAACAAATCCTGCTGGTCTAATTGAATATAGGGCACATCCATTTTGGGTTCAGAAATACTGCCCTTTTCATGAACATGATGGCACTCCTCGGTGTTGCAGCTGTGAGCGAATGGAGGTCTGTGATTGAAACACTTTTATCTATCAAAAAGCCCTATAACTGAGAAAGTATTCTGGAGAAAATCTGTGGCATAATATATTTGTTCATAATATGCAGTCACGAGAGACGAGATATGCTGCCCTTAAGGATGGACGGAAGCTCTGTCTGGAGTGTCTGGAATCTGCAATTATGGATACCGTTGATTGCCAACCCCTATATATtgatatacaaaaattttatgaaggTCTAAATATGAAAGTGGAGCAGCAAATTCCATTACTCTTGGTTGAGAGACAAGCACTAAATGAAGCAAGAGAAGGAGAAAAGCATGTAAGGGAAAATGCATTGAAACCATATTATATGCATGGTATTTTGCCATACTGACAATTTTCATCCCAGAGATGACACAAAAGCGTGTCACTCATGTCTGATACCTTCTTGGGCAAATGGCAAGAGTCTACCCTTGTTTCCATAAACATTTTCCAAAATTCAGTAGTAATTTTTCTAATCTTAGTAATTACCTGATCGTTGTATTTTAATTTGTCCTCTGGTTATCTACATGCATATTTAAAACCAGTCAAGTCACTGGCTATAATTATATGGACACTGTAGATTCAGTGGAACATGTCTATACCTGTCCTTACATCTAAATCTCATAATCTCACGTCTACCAACTGGTATTATCTGTCAACTGACATTTTCATCAAtgtccatttttttaatataaaattggcgtgtatttcttttttctttcttgaccAGGGCCATTATCACATGCCTGAGACCAGAGGGCTATGCCTTTCTGAGGAGCAAACTATCAGCACTGTAAGACTATTTTAAAAAGCTTCATTGAGTTCATACACAGGGATATACAGAGCTCTATTTTGACCATTTATTTATGTTGAgcaatttatcttattttgacCCTGAAAATCACCAGATTTTAAGGCGACCAAGGAACGGTACAGGAAATCGAGCTAAGAAGATGAAAACAGAGCCGTACAAACTATCGCGTCGATGTGAGGTTACCGCAATTCTCATATTGTATGGTCTTCCAAGGTATTGAATCTTTGTATCCCTTTGCTTTTACAACTTGTTCTAGAAGGGAACTCATGCCACACTTGATAGAGTAAATGGGTATAAAAAAATGTCTATTCAAATTTCTTATGAGCACTAGGAATGTGCAAAAATAATATCAGATTAAATGGCTATTGCAAAGCTGTTGCCTAGATTGATAGGAGCTACAGAAACATTATGATTAGatgttttttttcccttgtaAAATAGGATGCTCCTTGGGTTATATGATAGAATGCAAATTACATTTTAACAAGTGCTACGCAATTATGAATGATGCAAATTACATTCTCGTCAAAGATACTATGGCCCTAAAACCTTCATTgaatttcttctttattttcaagCTCCAAAAAAGTTCGTGAATTTGTGAAAATCTgcttaaattgaaaaattgaaaataataactATCTTTCTGTAATCAGAGAAAATGCCTTGACAGAAAGGACAAATTTGTCCTAAACAAGCATCATATCAGCGGGAATTACTTTCTTTCTTGGGAATATTTTAATCTAAGTACCTAACTCCAACCTATTTCACCTGAGCTGACGCACAGCAACCTCTTGgaagttatttaattttttttgttttaatacatGCATGATCATGATTGCAACAATACTATTCTTCCTTACAACAATTCCATGAGTCATATAGAAAGTAGTTGTACTTGCATGATCTTCTGATTATATGGGGACTACAGGTATTTCTTGAGGGCTATATATGTTGTTCATACAAAAAGGATTATTAGTGGAAAAGAGAATACTTCTCTGtctatctttctttttgtttctttccatCCTTTTTTCCTCTTGCAGTAAAAAAAAGCTGATTCACGTGGAAGTGCATAATGGAGATTTAAACTTTATTTCTACAAGATGTTTTTAGATCTCCTTCCTTACGTTAATTAGATATAGAGAGAAAATACAGTTCAATCACTCCCAAAAACACACTCTGCAAATCGGTATAAAGTTATGAGTAGGGCTATTTGAAAGCCTAAAAgttgaatcttacaaatcaaattatgccatgtagatggtgtgtggtgtaaagactttcaaatataattattcttaaGTTATAGTGAAAATTAACTGAGTGAAGGTTCCTTTTTAGTGAAATGCAATGAAGTCAGAGTCTCTTCGGCCAACATATACCTCTTGTTTTTGTAAAACCTtttgtttttaaagataaagaaaaaattaaactgTCAATGGTGCTGTTTAATTGATGGTGGATGTTGGCGTTGACCAGTGTCTTAGTCTGCTAGCTTAACTCTTGGTTGAAACTTTTGATAAACGACTGGTCTTGTCCATGCATACAGGCTGCTTACCGGATCAATCCTAGCTCATGAGATGATGCACGCATGGCTGCGTCTTCAAGGTGATTCTATAATCCGGGGCACATATTGTGTTAAATGGGAATTGTgaattatatagaaaataaattctttGGTCAGGTTTTTAACTAAATCTCCTATTGGTTGTAGCATCTAAAATATATCGATTTCTTCTAAAATCACATCAAGGTTTAAAGGAATGGCCTCATATGTCAAATTGTGCGATCACTCTGTGTTGAGTTTGGTCAGTCAATTATTAAATTACCAAAAATGATCAATTGTTTCTTTTGTGATTGACTCTGATTCAACATATTGTGAGCTTTAAGATTTTAAAGATGCTGACATATATGCTGCACACATGAAAGGTTACCCGAATCTCAGTCAAGACGTTGAGGAAGGTATCTGTCAGGTTCTAGCTCACATGTGGTTGGAATCCAAGCTCAAGTCTGGATCAGGCAGCAATGTTGCATCAACCTCATCATCTGCTTCCACCGCACCCAAAAGCAGTATGATATCTCAGTATGAAAGAGAGCTTGGGGTTTTCTTCAAACATCAGATCAAATCAGACATTTCGCCAGTGTATGGAGACGGATTCAGAGCCGGTCAACAGGCAGTGCATCAATATGGCCTTCAGGAGACCCTTAACCAAATATGGATGACAGCGAGATTTCCTTATTGATGTCTAGCTCCCTGGATTTCTGTTCATGTGCCTCTCTTTCTTTCCACTGAGTCTGAAGGTTAGCCTTTTCATATTTTAGATCCCCAAGGCCAAATCGCGTAGAAGCAACTCTCTGTAGAATATTTCTTGAGGAAGTACTAAT
This is a stretch of genomic DNA from Carya illinoinensis cultivar Pawnee chromosome 15, C.illinoinensisPawnee_v1, whole genome shotgun sequence. It encodes these proteins:
- the LOC122297061 gene encoding protein DA1-like isoform X1, which produces MGWFSKIFKGSGHKDSDGHLHTCYDEDPDQYSPGSSGDIWPESEDEALDHAIQLSLLEESQKGKNVIDCDFPLEDEQLARALQESLHVESPPQHGYGNVYQPTPIYFPSVLRICGGCYTEIGYGRYLNCLNAFWHPECFRCRACNLPISDYEFSTSGSYPYHKSCYRENYHPKCDVCKLFIPTNPAGLIEYRAHPFWVQKYCPFHEHDGTPRCCSCERMESRETRYAALKDGRKLCLECLESAIMDTVDCQPLYIDIQKFYEGLNMKVEQQIPLLLVERQALNEAREGEKHGHYHMPETRGLCLSEEQTISTILRRPRNGTGNRAKKMKTEPYKLSRRCEVTAILILYGLPRLLTGSILAHEMMHAWLRLQGYPNLSQDVEEGICQVLAHMWLESKLKSGSGSNVASTSSSASTAPKSSMISQYERELGVFFKHQIKSDISPVYGDGFRAGQQAVHQYGLQETLNQIWMTARFPY
- the LOC122297061 gene encoding protein DA1-like isoform X3, translating into MGWFSKIFKGSGHKDSDGHLHTCYDEDPDQYSPGSSGDIWPESEDEALDHAIQLSLLEESQKGKNVIDCDFPLEDEQLARALQESLHVESPPQHGYGNVYQPTPIYFPSVLRICGGCYTEIGYGRYLNCLNAFWHPECFRCRACNLPISDYEFSTSGSYPYHKSCYRENYHPKCDVCKLFIPTNPAGLIEYRAHPFWVQKYCPFHEHDGTPRCCSCERMESRETRYAALKDGRKLCLECLESAIMDTVDCQPLYIDIQKFYEGLNMKVEQQIPLLLVERQALNEAREGEKHGHYHMPETRGLCLSEEQTISTILRRPRNGTGNRAKKMKTEPYKLSRRCEVTAILILYGLPRLLTGSILAHEMMHAWLRLQASKIYRFLLKSHQGLKEWPHMSNCAITLC